In Diorhabda sublineata isolate icDioSubl1.1 chromosome 4, icDioSubl1.1, whole genome shotgun sequence, a single window of DNA contains:
- the LOC130442823 gene encoding transmembrane protein 230-like isoform X1, translating into MSLYSLSDILDYFEDNSMSRRRGTKNNDINYSKLPTSDQGFTDAQFLVPAQQIPWRAIVLATLLLVVGTSLLVFGCMVATGHIVVQYANRMWPMIILGTLMFIPGAYHVRIAYYAYKKVPGYSFDDIPEFE; encoded by the exons atgagTTTATATTCGTTATCAG aCATTTTAGATTATTTCGAAGATAATTCAATGTCTCGACGTCGTGGaacgaaaaataacgatataaaCTACTCGAAATTACCTACATCAGATCAGGGTTTTACGGACGCCCAATTTTTGGTACCAGCGCAACAAATACCGTGGAGGGCGATCGTATTAGCTACGTTGTTACTCGTCGTGGGTACCAGTTTACTGGTATTCGGTTGTATGGTAGCTACTGGACATATAGTAGTGCAATATGCAAATAGGATGTGGCCCATGATCATATTAGGTACTCTGATGTTTATACCCGGAGCTTATCACGTCAGAATTGCTTATTACGCTTATAAAAAGGTACCCGGGTATTCTTTCGACGATATACCagaatttgaatga
- the LOC130443007 gene encoding uncharacterized protein LOC130443007 — protein MKIAFVLANICIGITIRNVCALQELGTYELSNSMEDCSSTFLMSTSQISLKMVPDSTSYSWFGNTTIKCVRIYPESRDCTAIVGVKYGGLGQNFIQLEFDLYNYNIFNYCYYNVQIFTAAAACGEATTHPAIAAAN, from the exons atgaAAATTGCGTTTGTACTAGCTAATATCTGTATAGGTATTACTATACGTAATGTTTGTGCTTTACAAGAACTCGGAACTTACGAACTTTCGAATTCTATGGAAGATTGTTCCTCTACTTTTCTTATGTCTACATCGcagatttctttaaaaatggTACCAGATTCGACAAGT tatagTTGGTTTGGAAATACGACTATTAAATGTGTGAGAATTTATCCCGAATCACGTGATTGTACGGCTATCGTGGGTGTCAAATATGGCGGATTAGGTCAAAATTTTATCCAATTAGAATTCGATCTATacaattataacatttttaactATTGTTATTATAATGTGCAGATTTTTACGGCTGCAGCTGCTTGTGGCGAAGCAACTACGCACCCAGCTATCGCAGCTgctaactaa
- the LOC130442823 gene encoding transmembrane protein 230-like isoform X2 — MSLYSLSDYFEDNSMSRRRGTKNNDINYSKLPTSDQGFTDAQFLVPAQQIPWRAIVLATLLLVVGTSLLVFGCMVATGHIVVQYANRMWPMIILGTLMFIPGAYHVRIAYYAYKKVPGYSFDDIPEFE; from the exons atgagTTTATATTCGTTATCAG ATTATTTCGAAGATAATTCAATGTCTCGACGTCGTGGaacgaaaaataacgatataaaCTACTCGAAATTACCTACATCAGATCAGGGTTTTACGGACGCCCAATTTTTGGTACCAGCGCAACAAATACCGTGGAGGGCGATCGTATTAGCTACGTTGTTACTCGTCGTGGGTACCAGTTTACTGGTATTCGGTTGTATGGTAGCTACTGGACATATAGTAGTGCAATATGCAAATAGGATGTGGCCCATGATCATATTAGGTACTCTGATGTTTATACCCGGAGCTTATCACGTCAGAATTGCTTATTACGCTTATAAAAAGGTACCCGGGTATTCTTTCGACGATATACCagaatttgaatga
- the LOC130442659 gene encoding probable G-protein coupled receptor Mth-like 3 encodes MDTIYTGRVHGFTNLSRAGLEPALTEESILSLMVVLGSSISLVALVFAFITYSLFSDLRNLSGTTLMNLLAALFMTQLLYVVGVGGVSDSELCISLAFALQYARLSIFFWMMLMAHNMYNQFRTGLQLAPVVDNDITKHFIRYSLFGWGLPLLLLFVSVLIQYEEKGGKLLDTMSLKKQNCWFLDPNAFIYGLISPSFVIIIITFNYLIRSTFLSIYIISFQTDIRTKEKMNNKRTLQILLFVKITTVITVVMILSTFAKFFNESDTFRVAYHVSQGTQGLLVALLVTCNCRVLKLYTKSLKKRANKHVDSAASYFSKSTSLQLLTWKSPETV; translated from the exons atggaTACGATATATACGGGTAGGGTGCACGGCTTTACGAATTTGAGTAGAGCCGGATTAGAGCCCGCTCTAACCGAAGAGAGTATCCTTTCTTTGATGGTCGTTTTGGGTAGCAGCATATCATTAGTGGCTCTGGTGTTTGCGTTTATAACGTACAG TTTATTTTCTGATTTACGTAATCTTTCTGGAACGACTCTGATGAATCTCCTGGCGGCCCTTTTCATGACGCAATTGTTGTACGTTGTCGGCGTAGGGGGGGTGTCG gaTTCTGAGTTGTGTATATCGTTGGCGTTTGCTTTGCAATACGCCAGGCTGAGCATCTTCTTTTGGATGATGTTGATGGCCCATAATATGTACAATCAATTCAGAACCGGGCTACAACTAGCGCCGGTGGTGGATAACGACATAACCAAACATTTTATAAG ATACTCTTTATTCGGATGGGGTCTACCTCTACTTCTTCTGTTTGTAAGTGTTTTGATTCAGTATGAAGAAAAAGGGGGGAAATTGTTGGATACTATGTctctaaaaaaacaaaattgctG GTTTCTGGATCCCAACGCTTTCATTTACGGTCTAATATCACCCAGTTTCGTCATCATCATAATCACCTTCAACTATTTGATACGATCGACGTTTCTGTCGATATACATCATCAGTTTCCAGACAGATATtagaaccaaagaaaaaatgaataataaaagaaCCCTTCAAATTCTCCTTTTCGTAAAG ATAACGACTGTTATAACTGTCGTTATGATTCTATCGACTTTCGCTAAGTTTTTCAACGAATCCGATACGTTTCGGGTGGCTTATCACGTGTCGCAAGGTACCCAAGGGCTCTTGGTGGCCCTGTTGGTGACCTGCAATTGTCGAGTGTTGAAATTGTACAcgaaaagtttgaaaaaacgCGCAAACAAACACGTGGACAGCGCCGCGTCGTATTTTAGTAAATCAACCAGTTTACAATTATTGACGTGGAAATCGCCGGAAACGGTTTGA